The proteins below come from a single Amphiura filiformis chromosome 15, Afil_fr2py, whole genome shotgun sequence genomic window:
- the LOC140172136 gene encoding uncharacterized protein, with protein MVEPSKSEDEKTVGCLCCAIGPIKASAQTDKSGYVPGENILVNGMVENNSNREILKITVKLVQVVHCLAYGDYHDIGTPQTEKKVMSEQIKDGCEENSTASFEGFLFIPCCPPLLKGCNLIELEYYVEVEADVSGTPFDLELKLPITIGTVPLESLYYSVAFPPGEVISQQPTASQPSLPVPGYEFPFGDIGPKNLIHGKHGKYYRYGALFFAPRYVYYTFTANKNATYPIQQDAPYLPPPEGVYPPNAVGSYGANPPTDAIVTLSAGGLYPPDIIGVYPPTDAIVPPSTGELYPPVIGAAFPPNYKGTFPQSVESVMPSAEGAAPQTGETNPQPAAAEPVANLQRAPGGPVPSASRFINPSQETEYPTNKGIELHPVKVTNLPPAVEGVTVQSEGDQSYPITDEHPTYRPSPSHDQESTPSPADDAVFHHTEETVLSSSDGIDYLCKDNVCPPNMPK; from the exons GGAATGGTAGAAAATAACAGCAATCGTGAAATACTTAAAATCACTGTGAAATTGGTACAG GTGGTGCATTGCCTCGCGTATGGAGACTATCATGACATTGGTACACCTCAAACTGAAAAGAAAGTAATGTCTGAACAGATCAAAGATGGATGTGAAGAAAACAGTACAGCGTCCTTTGAGGGGTTCCTTTTTATACCGTGCTGTCCACCACTTTTGAAAGGCTGCAATCTTATTGAATTGGAATACTATGTAGAG GTTGAAGCTGATGTAAGTGGGACACCGTTTGATTTAGAGCTCAAGTTACCCATCACTATTGGCACGGTTCCTCTTGAAAGTTTATACTACTCTGTTGCCTTTCCTCCAGGAGAAGTTATCTCCCAACAACCAACTG CATCTCAGCCCAGTCTGCCAGTACCAGGATATGAATTCCCTTTCGGTGACATTGGTCCAAAGAACCTTATTCATGGAAAACATGGCAAATATTACAGATATGGAGCCTTATTTTTTGCACCACGCTATGTATACTACACGTTTACTGCCAACAAGAATGCCACATATCCAATTCAACAGGATGCTCCTTATCTCCCTCCACCCGAAGGGGTATATCCTCCTAATGCAGTAGGATCGTACGGAGCAAATCCTCCAACTGATGCAATTGTTACTCTCTCTGCTGGAGGTTTGTATCCTCCAGATATCATCGGGGTATATCCTCCAACTGATGCAATTGTTCCTCCCTCAACTGGGGAGCTGTATCCTCCAGTCATTGGGGCAGCTTTCCCTCCAAACTACAAAGGAACCTTTCCTCAATCTGTTGAGAGTGTAATGCCATCCGCTGAAGGTGCAGCTCCTCAAACAGGTGAAACAAACCCACAACCAGCGGCAGCAGAGCCAGTAGCAAACCTTCAACGAGCACCTGGAGGACCAGTCCCTTCGGCATCACGATTCATAAATCCGTCACAAGAAACCGAATACCCAACAAATAAGGGAATTGAGCTTCATCCTGTAAAAGTAACCAATCTTCCTCCTGCTGTAGAGGGTGTGACCGTACAAAGTGAAGGGGATCAGTCTTATCCTATTACAGATGAACATCCTACATACCGTCCATCACCATCACATGACCAAGAGTCCACGCCATCTCCTGCTGACGATGCAGTTTTCCATCATACTGAGGAAACGGTCCTGAGTTCCTCTGATGGAATTGATTATCTCTGTAAGGATAATGTTTGTCCTCCAAATATGCCAAAGTAA